A window of Thermoanaerobacterium sp. PSU-2 genomic DNA:
TGTGTTAAACTATTAGTTGGTTTTGTGTATAATTGCATAAAAAAATAGGCATTTATTATCATGCCTTTTAGTATAAATATTCATATTTCCTTTACAAGAATATGGCCTAATATCTCTCCTGCCAAGTCCATCTTATCGGCGCAATTGCTTAAATGTCTGTATATTTCCCGCATTTTTAAAATGTATTTTATATCATCATTCTTTAAAAGCTCCGCTAGATATTTTCTATAATATGACTCCATCTCATTTTCAAGTTTTTTAGCTTTTAGGGCGTAATCCATTGCTGATTTTTTGTCTTTATCGAGATTATAAACACTTTTATCTATAAGCTCTGTACCTCTCAATATGACATCCACCATTTCCCTAAGCTCCGCTGTCGGACTAAGCTCATATATCTCCATTTCTTTTACTGTCGTCTCGCAGTAATCCAATATATTGTCAATGGCACTGGATAGCTCGTATATATCTTCTCTTTCAATAGGTGTAATAAATGTGCTATCAAGCTCATCAATAAGCTCTTTTCTCTTATTGTCAGCCTCTTTCTCTATATTTATCACTTTTTCACCATCGTCATCTTTGCCAGTTGTCATATATAGAGCCAATGCCTGAACACCTTTTAAAGCCAAATCAGAATGTTCCTGCAACAATTTGTAAAAATCTACGCCTTTTGAAAATAGCCAATTAAACAATCCCATTTGCACCACACCTTTATACAGTTTTCCAAATCAAAAATAAAATTGAAGATATCGCAAAAGATGCCGGTATTGTGATAAACCAAGATGCAAACATGCCTCTTGCAAACTGCCACCTTACAGCAGTAGGTCTTTCTCTTGCACCAACTCCAAGTACAGAAGAATTGATTATCTGCGTTCCACTTGTAGGCAGTCCAAATACTGCAGCAGCTATAACTATGAATAGGGACGATATCTGCGCATTAAAAGAGTGAAACGGCTTAACCCTGTATATTCTGGTTCCAACGCTTTTAATCATTCTAAGACCGCCAAAAAGAAGTCCAAAGGATATCATAAAAGCCGATAAAACCTTAATCATGTTATGAAATTCACTGCTTCTTGAGAGACTACTTCCTATAGTCAATATATATATAAGACCCATTCCTTTTTGGGCATCATTAGCGCCTTGGCCGGCATTTAAGATAAAGAGAGTCAAATATTGAAGCTTTTTAAAACAGTATTGACTTTTACTCCAGCACTTCTCAAAATACGGCTTGTGGAATACATCACCAAATACCCTATCAAAAATCCAAAAACAGGAGATAAAAAAAGTGGAATTACGACTTTTAGCAATATTCCGTAGATGTTAATAGAATCAATCCCATATTTAATTATGAAAGGCCCTATCATGCCTCCAACTAATGCGTGTGAAGAGCTGGAAGGCATACCTATATACCACGTGATAAGATTCCAAACAACAGCACCAAGCAAGCCTGTAAATATCATGATATAAAGATCATTGCCAGCAATTGTAATGTATTTAAGCTTAAGCACGTCTTTGCTTATGGTGGATGCGACTGTAGTGCTTAATGTAGCTGTCCCAATAAATTGAGCTAAAGACGCTGTTATGAAGGCACTTCTTATGCCGATAGATCTTGACGAAATAATCGTAGCTATGAGATTTCCTTCGTCGTGAAACCCTGTAATAAAGATGTATAATAAAATAAAAGCTATTAAAGAATAGTGCAAATCCATTTTGACACCTCAATATATTTC
This region includes:
- a CDS encoding inorganic phosphate transporter, which gives rise to MDLHYSLIAFILLYIFITGFHDEGNLIATIISSRSIGIRSAFITASLAQFIGTATLSTTVASTISKDVLKLKYITIAGNDLYIMIFTGLLGAVVWNLITWYIGMPSSSSHALVGGMIGPFIIKYGIDSINIYGILLKVVIPLFLSPVFGFLIGYLVMYSTSRILRSAGVKVNTVLKSFNI
- a CDS encoding inorganic phosphate transporter — protein: MTLFILNAGQGANDAQKGMGLIYILTIGSSLSRSSEFHNMIKVLSAFMISFGLLFGGLRMIKSVGTRIYRVKPFHSFNAQISSLFIVIAAAVFGLPTSGTQIINSSVLGVGARERPTAVRWQFARGMFASWFITIPASFAISSILFLIWKTV
- a CDS encoding DUF47 family protein codes for the protein MGLFNWLFSKGVDFYKLLQEHSDLALKGVQALALYMTTGKDDDGEKVINIEKEADNKRKELIDELDSTFITPIEREDIYELSSAIDNILDYCETTVKEMEIYELSPTAELREMVDVILRGTELIDKSVYNLDKDKKSAMDYALKAKKLENEMESYYRKYLAELLKNDDIKYILKMREIYRHLSNCADKMDLAGEILGHILVKEI